A window of the Tiliqua scincoides isolate rTilSci1 chromosome 5, rTilSci1.hap2, whole genome shotgun sequence genome harbors these coding sequences:
- the IZUMO3 gene encoding izumo sperm-egg fusion protein 3 codes for MVPHFLLVFPLQMAAACFQCDRRFLDSVATLLKETLPEDVPSRDALMEQHIQALADLHGTFLQKKYERVLDVRGVMSLKADVINHLHGGIKNNTWKGVFLWQLSMYQYRVSLRKRMQQTLEKFADLACSEDCTVIEGPVLDCWSCLRIVAQCFDGELCGVEERHLAEYKEIVLYVFLVCESVLLTSIMLVYLVCYKHKNKMLRKALGQ; via the exons ATGGTGCCCCATTTCCTTCTGGTTTTCCCCCTCCAAATGGCAGCCGCTTGCTTTCAGTGTGATCGCCGCTTCTTGGACTCTGTGGCAACCCTGCTGAAGGAAACATTGCCAGAAGATGTGCCCAGCCGTGATGCCCTCATGGAACAGCACATCCAGGCCTTGGCTGACCTGCATGGCACCTTCCTCCAGAAGAAATATGAGCGAGTGTTGG ATGTCCGAGGAGTGATGTCCCTCAAAGCTGATGTTATCAACCACTTGCATGGTGGAATCAAGAACAACACATGGAAAG GAGTCTTCCTGTGGCAACTCTCCATGTACCAGTATAGGGTGTCCCTGCGAAAACGCATGCAACAGACCCTGGAGAAATTTGCTGATCTAG CATGTTCAGAAGACTGTA CGGTGATTGAGggtccagtgctggattgctggtcCTGCCTGCGTATTGTCGCCCAGTGTTTTGATGGAGAGCTCTGTGGAG TGGAAGAGAGACATCTTGCAGAATACAAAGAAATTGTTCTTTACGTATTCCTCGTTTGCGAATCGGTGTTGTTAACCTCAATTATGCTTGT GTACTTGGTGTGCTACAAACACAAGAATAAGATGTTGCGAAAAGCATTGGGCCAGTAG